The DNA region TGGCCCTCGCCGACCCAATCGGCGGCCAAGGCAGGGTAGAGAGCCAGAAGAATGCTGGTAGGATAACAGCCCGGCACCGCAAGCAGATCCGCCCTCCGGATCTCCTCCCGATGGAGTTCCGGAAGCGCATAGACCGCCTTCGAAAGAAGGGCGGGTGCCGGGTGCACCCAACCGTAATCCATCTCGTAATGGCGCGGATTGCGCAAGCGAAAGTCCGCGCTCAGATCGATCACAATCTTGCCCGCTTCCCGAAGCGCGATCGCATATTTAGCAGCCGCCCCATGGGGCAGCGCCAAGAAAACCACGTCGGCCTCGTTCAGCCGGGATGCTACCGGCTCCTCGAACACGAGTCCACCGGCCGAATCGGGCAGCCCGGAGATTACCTCGGCCGCCCGTTTACCCCGGTGCATCCGGGAGGTCAAAAGCGTGAGAGAAATCCCCGGGTGGCGAGACAGGAGGCGCACCAGTTCCTCCCCCACGTAGCCCGCCGCACCCACCACGCCGACTCGACACGAACCCATGATGCCATCCGTTTCGCGATCGCGGGTAGAGCGCTGCGCCAGGTACGGCCGGCGACGGCGGACCGCGCTACCGCTTGGAGAACTGAAACCGCTTCCGGGCACCCGGTTGACCCGACTTCTTCCTCTCTTTCATCCGTGGATCTCGGGTGAGGAGGGATGCCCCCTTAAGCTTCGGGCGGACCTCCGGCTGCCAGCGGACCAGCGCCCGGCTTAGGGCCAAGCTCAAGGCTTCCGCTTGCCCGCACAAGCCGCCGCCACGGA from Methylacidimicrobium sp. AP8 includes:
- the argC gene encoding N-acetyl-gamma-glutamyl-phosphate reductase, which encodes MGSCRVGVVGAAGYVGEELVRLLSRHPGISLTLLTSRMHRGKRAAEVISGLPDSAGGLVFEEPVASRLNEADVVFLALPHGAAAKYAIALREAGKIVIDLSADFRLRNPRHYEMDYGWVHPAPALLSKAVYALPELHREEIRRADLLAVPGCYPTSILLALYPALAADWVGEGHIVASSLSGTSGAGKKPEVALLFSEMSENARPYGVPRHRHMAEIEQELDRLAGRKVELVFVPHLIPLSRGILSTVVCPLRNGIGAAEAQAHYLSRYAGDPFVRILPPGAFPAVRDVVRTNRADLAVQCDEARRRLFVFCAIDNLGKGAAGQAVQGMNLRLGLPEEEGLLP